One Frankia alni ACN14a DNA window includes the following coding sequences:
- a CDS encoding PIG-L deacetylase family protein, giving the protein MHEDTAEAGRPFTDDGTPESAWRAWQPGWSELDLTPAPPAVVVVAPHPDDEVLGVGGLLVRLHALGAAITVVAVTDGDASHPGSPTLAPAELARRRVAEQHAALAALGLAEVPVHRIGLGDGQVAGHEAALADQVEPLLTPGCWVLTTYTGDRHPDHEATGRAAVLAAGRAGARLLEYPVWTWHWAVPADPRVPWARARTVPLPRPLQEAKRRAVDCYTTQIAALSDDPADSAVLGAPTLARLLRPYETLFV; this is encoded by the coding sequence ATGCACGAAGACACCGCCGAGGCGGGCCGGCCCTTCACCGACGACGGCACCCCCGAATCGGCCTGGCGGGCCTGGCAGCCGGGTTGGTCGGAGCTGGATCTCACCCCCGCGCCGCCAGCAGTGGTCGTCGTGGCCCCCCATCCGGACGATGAGGTTCTGGGCGTGGGCGGGCTACTTGTCCGCCTGCACGCCCTCGGCGCTGCGATCACCGTCGTCGCGGTCACCGACGGCGACGCATCTCATCCCGGGTCGCCCACGCTGGCCCCGGCCGAACTGGCCCGGCGGCGGGTGGCCGAGCAGCACGCCGCGTTGGCCGCGCTGGGGCTCGCGGAGGTGCCGGTGCACCGGATCGGGCTAGGGGACGGACAGGTCGCCGGGCACGAGGCGGCGCTCGCCGATCAGGTGGAACCGCTGCTCACCCCCGGCTGCTGGGTGCTGACCACATACACCGGGGACCGCCATCCGGACCATGAGGCCACGGGGCGCGCGGCGGTGCTGGCGGCGGGACGAGCCGGCGCGCGGCTGCTGGAATACCCCGTCTGGACCTGGCACTGGGCGGTTCCAGCTGACCCCAGGGTGCCATGGGCGAGGGCTCGAACGGTGCCCCTGCCCCGCCCGTTGCAGGAGGCCAAGCGGCGCGCGGTCGACTGTTACACCACCCAGATCGCTGCGCTGTCCGACGATCCGGCGGACTCGGCGGTCCTCGGGGCGCCTACGCTGGCCCGGCTGCTGCGTCCCTACGAGACGCTCTTCGTCTAG